A stretch of DNA from Candidatus Hydrogenedentota bacterium:
TCGTTCAAACGTTTGGGTGCGGCAAGACGTACGAGTCGCTTGAGAAGTTAATACTCGATCCGGCGATTGACGCCGTGGCGCTGTTTACCGGCGCGCCGGACCATCCGCGGCACACCAAGTTGTGCATGGAGGCGGGCAAGCATGTGATCAGCGCTTGCCCGGCGTGCTTGACGCTCGAGGACGCGGCGATGTTGAAGGAACTCAAAGAGCGTACGGGCCTTATATATATGACGGCGGAGACGTCGTATTACCGGTGGGAGACGATTACGGCGCGACGGATGCACGCGGCGGGACTGTTTGGCGATTTGGTGTACAGCGAGGCCGAATACTATCACCCGATGAACCAGGCCGAGCGCGACGCGTTGTGGTACCGCGACGGCAAGCGCACGTGGCGATATGGATATGCGCCCATGCTCTACCCGACGCACTCGACGGCGTTTCTCGTGGGCGTTACGGGCGATCGTTTGACGAAGGTGTCGTGCATCGGTTGGGGCGACGACGACCCTGCGTTGAAGGACAATGTGTACGACAATCCTTTTTTCAACGAAACGGGGATGTTTTTGACGGACAAGGGCAAGCCGTTCCGGTGCAACGTGGGTTGGAAACTGAACGCTCATGGCGAGCGCGCACAGTGGTTCGGCACAAAGGCGGCGCTTTACATGCCCGGGTCGGGTGGGCAGCCGTACGCGATGCAATTGCCCGATAAGACGATTGCGGAACTACCGAATTATTTTCAGATGCTTCCCGAGTCAATGCGCAAGGACACGGGCCATGGCGCGTCGCATCCGTTCCTCACGAATGAGTTCATTATGGCGCTGTTGGAAAAGCGGGAACCGGCCACGAACCTGTACGAGGCGTTGGCATTCTGTGTGCCGGGAATCGTGGCGCACGAATCGTCGAAGAAGGGTGGCGAACAGTTGAGCATTCCGAGTTTTGACAAGGTCAATTGACGCTTAGGCCCGCAGAAAGTATCGCGTCAAGAAGCGCATTGGATACTGGGAATCTGCCGTTTCGTCGGTACTCTTGAAACTCGACGTGCCCATCGGCGAAAAGCACGTTACAACCCCGTGGGCGATGACGGAATACAGGAGTATTGTTGTCCAAGTTCGCGGGACCAACCTTGTCCCACATTACGGGAACTCCCCGCACCTTCATCGGGCCTGGAGGCATATCCCAAAGGTATCGCTCCGGAGCGACCCGAAGCCTCTGGATCGATCGCCCGCCACCGGTACCGATGCCCTGTGCAACCGGAATATTGTTTTCAAGGCGATCGGCAAGCACCCGTGCGTACTCCAACGAGGGCTTGCTCATATACCTTGTGTTGAGCAACGGGAGCACTTCCCGCAATTGCGCGGAAAGTAACGCATCATCAACGCCAAACGGGGCGTAACCATTTGCCAAATCCGCTGGGTCGTCGGACACGAAGGTGTAACCCAAGTACTGGAAACTTGCGTCCCCTCGCGTTGGTATTCCAGCATACTTGCAGCCGTCCCGGATGACATGAATATCAGGAAACTCATTCGCTGGGCATCGAAGTACTTCCCAATCGGATAAGTACTCAGGGAACACGTTCGGTGGGTTCGGGGTAAGGTTAATGCCTTCGTCAGCTCCGCAGTCGTCTCCCAGCGCCCTCGTCTGTATACCTTCCACAAGCCAAGGGTCCGGACCTTGTACCCTTGGCAGGAGGTCATTCCATTCCGCGCCGTACATCTTGAATATGAGGCCCTATTGTTTGAGCGTACCCTGGCACGAGGCGCGGTTTGCCGATTCGATGGAGCGTCTAAACGCGGGCATTAGAATCAGTAACGATAGCACGGCAATGGTCAGAATGGCGGCTAACGTGGCGCACCCAGGTGAGACTGTTCTGCCTTCGTTCATACTCAGACGTTCCCTATCAGATAGGTTTCCTCTGCGACGGCATCCCATGCATTTTACACGGATTGAAGAATCGCGACACTACTTCCGATGTGAGGAACGCGC
This window harbors:
- a CDS encoding Gfo/Idh/MocA family oxidoreductase: MERRAFLAAATLALAGSAISAGAIEDVIGVIEPWTPVSDAKIRIGVVGGGFGCSFHWHQHPNCVVEAVSDLIPERRDRLVQTFGCGKTYESLEKLILDPAIDAVALFTGAPDHPRHTKLCMEAGKHVISACPACLTLEDAAMLKELKERTGLIYMTAETSYYRWETITARRMHAAGLFGDLVYSEAEYYHPMNQAERDALWYRDGKRTWRYGYAPMLYPTHSTAFLVGVTGDRLTKVSCIGWGDDDPALKDNVYDNPFFNETGMFLTDKGKPFRCNVGWKLNAHGERAQWFGTKAALYMPGSGGQPYAMQLPDKTIAELPNYFQMLPESMRKDTGHGASHPFLTNEFIMALLEKREPATNLYEALAFCVPGIVAHESSKKGGEQLSIPSFDKVN